From the Ruminiclostridium josui JCM 17888 genome, one window contains:
- the leuS gene encoding leucine--tRNA ligase has product MPYSADIDRKWQSKWAETDIYKFNPENTDKKLYCLEMFSYPSGANLHVGHWYNYGLTDSWARMKRMQGYNVFHPMGFDAFGLPAENYAIKTGIHPQDSTLKNIETMEGQLKEMGATFDWNYEIKTCMPDYYKWTQWLFLQLYKSGLAYRKNAPVNWCPKCNTVLANEQVVDGCCERCDTEVTKRDLTQWFFKITAYAQELLDKLDTIDWPEKTKKIQTNWIGRSEGAEISFKIADTDIEFQVFTTRADTLYGVTYVVLAPENPIVEKITKPEYSEAVEKYKNDTKKQTEIERLSTTKEKTGVFTGSYAIHPITGEKVPVWIADYVLASYGTGCVMAVPSHDERDFEFAKKYNLPIKRVIKSADGSNDELPFCEYGVLVNSAEFDGVSSAEARTAIIKKLEADGKGSLKINYRLRDWLVSRQRYWGAPIPIVYCEHCGEVPVPEEQLPVALPYNVEFKPDGESPLKKSQEFMNTVCPKCGAPAKRDPDTLDTFVCSSWYYLRYPDSQNTDKPFDTEWINKMLPVDKYVGGAEHAAMHLLYARFITKALRDLGFLNFDEPFLSLVHQGTILGPDGNRMSKSRGNTISPDDYVRKYGSDIFRMYLGFGFNYVDGGPWSDDGIKAISRFASRIERLVESLAEQKSNPSRTDVDKDDKELNFVRHTAIKGATQDTDRFQFNTAISRCMELVNALYKYDAEVKVKNINLFEDTIKDLVKLVSPFAPHFAEEMWEQLGYEYSIFNQKWPEFDENALVKDTIELAVQVNGTVRGKIVISADADNSEAEAAALADEKIKPFLDEKEIKKVIVVKGRLVNIVAK; this is encoded by the coding sequence ATGCCATACTCAGCAGATATAGATAGGAAGTGGCAAAGTAAATGGGCAGAGACAGATATCTACAAGTTCAATCCCGAAAACACCGACAAAAAACTATACTGTCTGGAAATGTTTTCATACCCATCAGGCGCCAACCTTCATGTAGGACATTGGTACAATTACGGTTTGACTGATTCCTGGGCCAGAATGAAAAGAATGCAGGGTTACAATGTGTTCCACCCAATGGGATTTGATGCTTTCGGACTTCCTGCGGAAAATTACGCAATTAAAACAGGTATTCATCCACAAGACTCTACTCTTAAAAATATAGAGACTATGGAAGGTCAGCTCAAGGAAATGGGTGCTACCTTTGATTGGAATTATGAAATAAAAACCTGTATGCCCGACTATTATAAATGGACACAGTGGTTGTTCCTTCAATTGTATAAGTCAGGCCTTGCATATAGAAAAAATGCACCTGTTAACTGGTGCCCCAAGTGTAACACAGTTCTCGCAAATGAACAGGTCGTTGACGGATGCTGTGAAAGATGTGATACAGAAGTAACAAAGCGTGACCTTACTCAATGGTTCTTTAAAATTACCGCTTACGCACAGGAACTTCTGGACAAGCTGGATACCATTGACTGGCCTGAAAAAACAAAAAAGATTCAGACAAACTGGATAGGACGTTCAGAAGGTGCTGAGATATCTTTTAAAATCGCCGACACAGACATTGAGTTCCAAGTGTTTACCACCAGAGCCGATACTCTTTATGGCGTAACATATGTTGTTTTGGCGCCTGAAAATCCTATAGTTGAAAAAATAACAAAACCAGAATATTCTGAAGCAGTTGAAAAGTATAAAAACGATACAAAGAAGCAGACTGAAATAGAAAGACTTTCAACAACCAAAGAAAAAACCGGTGTATTTACCGGCAGTTATGCAATTCACCCTATCACAGGAGAAAAAGTGCCTGTGTGGATTGCAGATTATGTTCTTGCAAGCTATGGTACTGGATGTGTAATGGCTGTTCCGTCCCATGATGAACGTGACTTTGAATTTGCAAAGAAATATAACCTGCCTATTAAGAGGGTTATAAAAAGTGCTGACGGTTCAAATGACGAGCTTCCATTCTGCGAATATGGCGTTCTGGTTAATAGTGCAGAATTTGACGGTGTATCCTCAGCAGAGGCAAGAACTGCTATAATAAAGAAGCTGGAAGCAGACGGCAAAGGAAGTTTAAAAATAAACTACAGATTGAGAGACTGGCTTGTTTCAAGACAAAGGTACTGGGGTGCTCCTATTCCAATAGTTTACTGTGAACACTGTGGTGAAGTTCCAGTTCCGGAAGAACAACTGCCTGTTGCTCTTCCTTACAACGTTGAGTTTAAACCTGACGGAGAATCCCCTCTTAAAAAGAGTCAGGAGTTTATGAATACCGTTTGTCCGAAATGCGGTGCTCCGGCTAAGAGAGATCCAGATACACTGGATACATTTGTTTGCTCGTCATGGTACTATCTCAGATATCCTGACAGCCAGAACACTGATAAGCCATTTGACACTGAATGGATAAACAAGATGCTTCCCGTTGACAAGTATGTAGGCGGTGCTGAACATGCCGCAATGCATTTGCTATATGCACGATTTATAACCAAGGCATTGAGGGACCTGGGCTTCCTGAACTTTGACGAACCATTCCTATCACTTGTACATCAGGGTACAATACTTGGTCCGGATGGAAACAGAATGAGTAAATCCAGAGGAAATACCATTTCTCCTGATGATTATGTAAGAAAGTACGGTTCAGATATATTCAGAATGTATCTTGGCTTTGGTTTTAATTACGTTGACGGTGGCCCATGGAGCGACGATGGAATAAAAGCTATTTCAAGATTTGCAAGCAGAATAGAACGGCTTGTTGAAAGTCTTGCAGAGCAAAAGTCAAATCCATCAAGAACTGATGTTGATAAAGATGACAAAGAACTTAACTTCGTACGTCATACGGCTATAAAAGGAGCCACTCAGGACACCGATAGATTCCAGTTCAACACTGCAATATCACGTTGTATGGAACTGGTAAATGCACTTTACAAGTATGATGCAGAAGTCAAAGTTAAGAATATAAATCTTTTTGAGGATACCATTAAAGACTTAGTAAAGCTTGTTTCTCCTTTTGCACCTCATTTTGCTGAGGAAATGTGGGAACAGTTGGGCTATGAATATTCCATATTCAATCAGAAATGGCCTGAATTTGATGAAAATGCATTAGTTAAAGACACTATAGAATTGGCCGTGCAGGTTAATGGTACAGTCAGGGGTAAAATAGTAATTTCCGCTGATGCTGACAATAGTGAAGCAGAGGCCGCTGCTTTAGCTGATGAAAAAATAAAACCTTTCCTTGATGAAAAAGAAATTAAGAAAGTTATAGTAGTAAAAGGAAGACTTGTTAATATTGTTGCTAAATAA
- a CDS encoding accessory gene regulator B family protein, which produces MNITFYRKLAYKVADSVTRNGQYTETEISNIRYGLVCIFSDLYKTLLYLLIFTVFSLTKEFVLAFIAFLLIRPFLGGYHFKSEFVCIIMSFLTMVIAIFAGKIIIIPFYIQLVLIVLLPILGFLITPVKDNQKKEDRKRTGILTGAITVLLLLLDCFYLPGNIITWSVIEVYVLSIYQLLIIKYLHKM; this is translated from the coding sequence ATGAATATTACTTTTTATAGAAAGCTAGCATACAAAGTAGCTGATTCAGTCACAAGGAATGGGCAGTACACAGAGACGGAGATTAGCAATATTCGTTACGGACTGGTATGTATCTTTTCAGATTTGTATAAAACCCTTCTATACTTATTAATATTTACTGTTTTCTCTCTGACAAAGGAATTTGTATTAGCGTTTATTGCTTTTCTTCTGATTCGGCCCTTTCTTGGAGGTTATCATTTTAAAAGTGAGTTTGTATGCATTATAATGTCATTTCTGACCATGGTAATAGCTATATTCGCAGGTAAAATAATTATAATCCCCTTCTACATACAGTTGGTGCTTATTGTATTACTTCCGATTCTGGGGTTTTTAATTACACCTGTCAAAGACAATCAAAAAAAAGAAGACCGGAAAAGAACAGGGATTTTAACAGGAGCAATTACAGTTTTACTTCTACTGTTAGACTGTTTCTATTTGCCCGGTAACATAATTACCTGGTCTGTTATAGAAGTTTATGTACTATCTATATATCAACTACTAATTATCAAATATTTGCATAAAATGTAA
- a CDS encoding sensor histidine kinase encodes MSELIQNKEILLILGTIAKLIQSTIVLILYKSHEGFSWLKDGNPYQSRYKQTLIMIFAVLFFMIGTNIYISRDPQNLLLYNIFTFVIYIVLIISMISAFREGSKLEILQYANELKKENVYQLIAFNEMVAKERHEYKNHLNTIYGLCTLNRPDLSDKVKQYINNYANNSEAMNINVCSGNDFVDAIISVKYNNAIKKDIEIFIDFEEPLSSAVIDEDTAVTVISNIIDNAYESIVEIDKEKKFIRLETYIENDTYYMSISNNGPMIPEAIIKKIFSAGYSTKENTSKKRGFGLSIVRSQIDKCGGSIHINSNEELTEFLISLKVNNQVS; translated from the coding sequence ATGTCAGAATTGATTCAAAATAAAGAAATACTGCTAATATTAGGTACTATTGCAAAGCTGATTCAAAGTACTATTGTATTAATATTATACAAGTCCCACGAAGGATTTTCCTGGTTGAAGGACGGAAATCCCTATCAGTCCAGATACAAGCAGACTCTTATAATGATTTTTGCAGTACTATTCTTTATGATAGGAACAAATATTTATATTTCCAGAGACCCTCAAAATCTACTTCTATATAATATTTTTACCTTTGTTATATACATAGTTTTGATTATTTCAATGATCTCTGCCTTTCGAGAAGGTTCAAAGCTTGAAATTCTTCAATATGCGAATGAACTGAAAAAAGAAAATGTTTATCAGTTAATAGCATTTAACGAAATGGTGGCTAAAGAAAGACACGAGTATAAAAACCATTTAAATACTATTTATGGCCTTTGTACCTTAAACAGGCCTGATTTAAGCGATAAAGTCAAGCAATATATAAACAATTATGCCAATAACAGTGAAGCCATGAATATAAATGTATGTTCAGGTAACGACTTTGTTGACGCCATTATAAGTGTAAAATATAATAACGCCATAAAAAAAGATATAGAAATTTTTATTGACTTTGAAGAACCCTTATCAAGTGCAGTAATAGATGAGGATACTGCTGTAACTGTTATCTCTAACATTATTGATAATGCTTATGAATCTATAGTAGAAATAGATAAAGAAAAAAAGTTTATACGACTTGAAACATATATTGAAAATGATACTTACTATATGTCTATTTCCAACAACGGTCCAATGATTCCCGAAGCAATTATTAAGAAAATTTTTAGTGCAGGGTATTCAACTAAAGAGAATACGTCCAAAAAACGCGGATTCGGACTTAGTATAGTACGATCACAGATAGATAAATGTGGAGGCAGTATCCATATTAACAGTAACGAAGAACTCACAGAATTCCTTATATCTCTAAAAGTAAATAATCAGGTAAGTTGA
- a CDS encoding DEAD/DEAH box helicase encodes MFKISKDTIYYLSTPMRYKKGMDYFRDKRIKSLSFNQEMLLFDATVLGTRPYNVQVRFTKSGGLTDFLCTCSDYEKTGKGCKHIAAVLFLVKEKDEQGFFNSIVHKKAAKDIFQFFSDKSSSVKIPVNVEFNLEFIGRRFSITKKGPLASLSLRIGTDRLYVVRNIRQLLESLKTGNEIVFGKGFTFDPVIHDFKESDKPVISYLQELLQNENLLYYFIGDSSKNSTFIDKDIFLSEAALKRLLQLLQDIPFNIINNNIKIKNVLIQNENIPLEFSLTGNASSIDLNINTKLPLYQITSDFEYFLHGETVYRVSEAQREYFKPFFNYMQQENTNRITFIEKDKERFFSEVLPYVEKTGQIYIDENVQEMVLRVDLEPEIYLDKFEDIITADVKFKYGDRIINPFSAFENQVPTGKILVRNMEKERIIIDILGESDFKVNGNRIYLDEEEKIFDFVNTIIPKLQEYAQIFYSDSFKAMTIRRLPSFSGFLRLNTLNNFLEFSFDMEGIDRAELSSIFQNVREKKKYFRLKNGAFLPLDSEGLITMSEIIDQLDLTWEDLDNELVQLPMYRAFFIDGMLKENGMKFFERNKAFKDLVHDIHEPSETEFQIPETLKGTLRNYQKLGFKWLKTLSTYGLGGILADDMGLGKTLQIITLLQYDKNVSGHGTSIVIVPTSLIYNWCSEVEKFAPDLKITAVVGNKTEREELIKEGANSDVIVTSYALIRRDIDNYKDYLFRYCILDEAQHIKNPSSQAAKAVKQLVSQHRFALTGTPMENNLTELWSVFDFILPGYLRSHGKFVEKFESPISKGDRTALTSLSKQLKPFILRRLKQDVLKELPEKIEHIIKADLTEEQKKLYVAYLEQAKGDIFKEINENGYERSQIKILSVLTRLRQLCCHPSLFVDNYDGDSGKLLLLKEIVVDSLTSGHRILLFSQFTSMLAIIKQWLQEDGIDYLYLDGSTPAEERLKMVKNFNNGQGQIFLLSLKSGGTGLNLTGADTVIHYDPWWNPAVEDQATDRAYRIGQLKTVHVMKLVTHGTIEEKILRLKDKKKQLVDAVIQSGETLITKMTKEELEELFEM; translated from the coding sequence ATGTTTAAAATTTCTAAAGACACTATATATTACTTGTCTACACCTATGAGATATAAGAAGGGCATGGACTATTTCAGAGATAAACGTATCAAATCCTTGTCCTTTAATCAGGAAATGCTGTTGTTTGACGCAACAGTTTTAGGGACTCGCCCGTATAATGTACAAGTACGGTTTACCAAGTCCGGTGGTCTTACCGATTTTTTATGTACTTGCTCGGATTATGAAAAGACAGGAAAAGGATGTAAGCACATTGCCGCAGTTCTTTTCTTAGTTAAGGAAAAGGATGAGCAGGGTTTTTTTAATTCTATTGTCCACAAGAAAGCAGCAAAAGATATTTTTCAATTTTTTTCAGATAAAAGCTCAAGTGTAAAGATTCCAGTTAATGTTGAATTTAATCTTGAATTTATTGGTAGACGGTTTTCTATTACCAAAAAGGGACCCCTTGCCTCCCTATCTCTTCGTATAGGCACTGACAGACTTTACGTGGTGAGAAATATACGTCAGCTGTTGGAAAGTCTTAAAACCGGTAATGAAATTGTATTTGGGAAAGGTTTTACCTTTGACCCTGTGATACACGACTTTAAAGAGAGCGATAAGCCTGTTATTTCATATCTTCAGGAATTATTGCAGAACGAGAATCTATTATACTATTTTATAGGTGATTCAAGTAAGAATAGTACATTTATAGATAAAGATATTTTTCTATCCGAAGCAGCTCTTAAAAGGCTTCTTCAGCTTTTACAAGATATCCCTTTTAATATAATAAATAATAATATAAAAATTAAAAACGTTTTAATACAAAATGAGAATATCCCTTTGGAGTTCTCATTGACCGGAAATGCTTCATCTATCGATTTAAATATAAATACAAAACTGCCTCTTTACCAGATAACCTCTGACTTTGAATATTTTTTACACGGTGAAACTGTTTATAGGGTGTCAGAAGCCCAAAGAGAATACTTTAAACCCTTTTTTAACTATATGCAGCAGGAAAATACTAATAGAATAACCTTTATAGAAAAAGATAAGGAACGTTTCTTTTCAGAGGTACTTCCTTATGTTGAAAAAACTGGACAGATATACATAGATGAAAATGTTCAGGAAATGGTTCTGCGAGTGGACTTAGAGCCTGAAATATATCTGGACAAGTTTGAAGATATTATAACTGCTGATGTTAAATTTAAATATGGAGATCGTATAATAAATCCATTCTCTGCCTTTGAAAATCAGGTCCCTACCGGCAAAATTCTTGTACGGAACATGGAAAAAGAGAGAATTATTATTGACATACTTGGGGAAAGTGATTTTAAAGTTAACGGTAACAGAATATATTTGGATGAGGAAGAAAAGATATTTGATTTTGTAAATACAATTATTCCTAAACTACAGGAGTATGCACAAATATTTTATTCCGATAGCTTTAAAGCAATGACCATAAGAAGGCTTCCTTCATTTTCTGGATTTTTAAGACTAAATACACTGAATAATTTTCTCGAGTTCAGTTTTGATATGGAAGGTATAGACCGTGCTGAGCTATCGTCCATATTCCAAAATGTAAGAGAAAAGAAGAAGTATTTCCGTTTAAAAAATGGAGCGTTTCTTCCTCTCGATTCAGAGGGCCTTATAACTATGTCTGAAATAATAGATCAACTTGATCTGACTTGGGAAGACTTAGATAATGAGCTTGTTCAACTACCAATGTACAGAGCGTTTTTTATAGACGGTATGCTTAAAGAAAATGGAATGAAGTTCTTTGAACGCAATAAGGCCTTTAAAGATTTAGTTCATGACATTCACGAACCCTCCGAGACTGAATTTCAAATTCCCGAAACCCTTAAAGGAACTCTAAGGAATTATCAAAAGCTTGGATTCAAATGGCTCAAAACTCTGTCCACATACGGTCTTGGAGGAATCCTTGCTGACGATATGGGTTTAGGAAAAACCTTACAGATTATTACTTTACTCCAGTATGATAAAAATGTTTCAGGACATGGGACATCTATTGTTATTGTTCCTACATCCCTTATTTACAACTGGTGCTCGGAAGTTGAAAAATTTGCACCGGATTTGAAAATAACTGCTGTTGTTGGAAACAAAACAGAACGTGAGGAACTAATAAAAGAAGGCGCCAACTCCGATGTAATAGTCACATCTTATGCTCTTATCAGACGTGATATTGACAACTACAAAGATTATTTGTTCAGATATTGTATACTGGACGAAGCTCAGCACATTAAAAATCCGAGCTCTCAGGCAGCTAAAGCCGTAAAACAGCTTGTATCTCAACACAGGTTCGCACTTACAGGAACCCCTATGGAAAATAATCTTACGGAATTGTGGTCAGTTTTTGATTTTATTTTACCAGGATATCTAAGATCACATGGGAAATTTGTTGAAAAGTTCGAATCACCTATTTCAAAGGGAGACCGTACAGCATTAACTTCTCTGAGCAAGCAATTAAAACCTTTTATTCTCAGAAGGCTTAAACAGGATGTTCTTAAGGAATTACCCGAAAAAATTGAGCATATCATTAAGGCAGACCTTACTGAGGAACAGAAAAAGCTTTATGTTGCTTACCTTGAACAAGCCAAAGGAGATATTTTTAAAGAAATAAACGAAAATGGCTATGAACGGAGTCAAATAAAGATTTTATCCGTACTTACCCGATTAAGACAGCTATGCTGCCACCCCTCTCTATTTGTAGACAACTATGATGGTGATAGCGGTAAGCTGCTGTTGCTTAAAGAAATAGTAGTAGACTCACTTACCTCTGGACACAGGATACTTCTATTCTCGCAGTTTACATCAATGTTGGCAATTATAAAGCAATGGCTGCAAGAAGATGGAATAGACTATTTGTACCTTGATGGGTCAACTCCTGCTGAAGAAAGATTAAAAATGGTTAAAAACTTTAATAACGGGCAAGGCCAAATTTTCCTTCTGTCCTTAAAGTCGGGAGGAACTGGTCTTAATCTCACAGGTGCAGATACAGTTATTCACTATGACCCGTGGTGGAATCCAGCTGTAGAAGACCAGGCAACTGACCGTGCTTACCGCATAGGTCAACTAAAGACCGTCCATGTAATGAAATTGGTTACACACGGTACAATAGAAGAAAAAATATTACGACTTAAGGATAAGAAAAAACAGTTGGTTGATGCAGTTATCCAATCCGGGGAAACACTTATTACTAAAATGACTAAAGAAGAATTAGAAGAGCTTTTCGAGATGTAA
- a CDS encoding IS256 family transposase has translation MARRKREQMSEGKRNIIAGLLQEYDIKSAEDIQDALKDLLGDTIQQMLEAEMDNHLGYELYERSDSPNSRNGKKSKTIRSKYGEMDIDVPQDRESSFEPKIVKKRQKDISGIDDKIISMYAKGMTTRQISEQIEDIYGFEISEGMVSDITDRLLPEIEQWQQRPLETIYPIIYIDAVHFSVRDNNVIKKLAAYIILGISENGKKEVLSIQVGENESSKYWLSVLNELKNRGVKDILIICADGLTGIKESIGVAFPNTEYQRCIVHQVRNTLKYVADKDKKEFAEDLKKIYHAPSEETGLNRLEEVSEKWGEKYPNAMRSWQKNWDAISPIFKFSADVRKVIYTTNAIESLNSTYRRLNSQRSVFPSGTALLKSLYLATFEATKKWTNQLRNWGKVYGELSIMYEGRLPE, from the coding sequence ATGGCAAGAAGAAAAAGAGAACAAATGAGTGAAGGCAAAAGGAACATTATCGCAGGATTACTTCAGGAGTATGATATTAAGTCAGCCGAGGATATTCAAGATGCATTGAAAGATCTACTCGGAGACACTATTCAGCAAATGCTTGAGGCTGAAATGGATAATCACTTGGGATATGAGCTTTATGAACGTAGTGATAGCCCCAACTCCCGCAACGGTAAAAAAAGTAAAACTATCCGTAGCAAATATGGAGAAATGGACATTGATGTTCCTCAGGATCGTGAAAGTTCATTTGAGCCGAAAATCGTTAAGAAGCGTCAGAAAGATATTTCTGGAATTGACGATAAAATCATATCAATGTATGCCAAGGGCATGACTACACGGCAGATATCTGAGCAGATAGAAGATATTTATGGTTTTGAAATTAGTGAAGGAATGGTCTCTGATATTACTGATCGTTTGTTACCGGAGATTGAGCAATGGCAACAACGTCCACTAGAAACTATTTATCCCATCATATACATAGATGCCGTACATTTCTCTGTCAGGGACAATAACGTTATTAAGAAGCTCGCAGCCTATATTATTCTCGGCATAAGCGAAAATGGTAAAAAAGAGGTATTATCGATTCAAGTTGGTGAAAACGAAAGCAGCAAGTATTGGCTTAGTGTATTAAATGAACTTAAGAATCGTGGAGTTAAGGATATTCTAATCATCTGTGCTGACGGCCTTACGGGAATTAAGGAATCAATAGGAGTAGCCTTTCCAAATACGGAATATCAGCGCTGTATTGTACATCAAGTACGAAATACCCTAAAGTATGTAGCGGACAAAGACAAGAAAGAATTTGCTGAAGATCTGAAGAAGATATATCATGCCCCTTCAGAAGAAACCGGCTTAAATCGCCTGGAGGAAGTTTCTGAGAAATGGGGCGAAAAATATCCTAACGCAATGAGAAGCTGGCAGAAAAACTGGGATGCCATCAGCCCTATATTCAAATTTTCTGCAGATGTCCGTAAGGTCATATACACTACAAATGCTATAGAAAGCCTAAATAGTACATATCGTCGTTTGAACAGCCAACGGAGTGTTTTCCCGAGCGGAACAGCCCTGCTGAAATCCCTGTATCTGGCAACCTTTGAGGCCACGAAAAAGTGGACAAATCAGCTCAGAAACTGGGGTAAGGTATATGGAGAACTGTCGATCATGTACGAAGGCAGATTACCAGAATAA
- a CDS encoding aminopeptidase translates to MNDPRIEKLAYNLINYSCELKKGEKILIENIGNEVPLSRALIREVYKVGAIPYLTIKNPELERVLLEQCTEEQVKDMARYELARMKDMDAYIGIRSGDNVSEKASVPSDKMKIYMSLFSKPVHSEQRVEHTKWCVMRYPTHSMAQLANTPTEYFEDFYFNVCNLDYAKMSKAMDPLVKLMEATDKVRITGKGTDLTFSIKGLPAIKCDGKMNIPDGEVFTAPVKDSVNGVISYNCPAVYQGVTFENIRLEFKDGKIIKATANDTERINEIFDTDEAARYVGEFAIGVNPYIETPMKDTLFDEKIRGSIHFTPGSCYDECPNGNKSSIHWDLVFIQRPEYGGGEIWFDDKLIRKDGLFVPEELQGLNPDNLK, encoded by the coding sequence ATGAACGATCCACGTATAGAAAAACTGGCATATAATTTGATTAACTACTCATGTGAGCTAAAAAAAGGTGAGAAAATTCTTATTGAGAATATCGGTAACGAAGTTCCACTGTCAAGAGCATTAATCCGTGAAGTATATAAGGTGGGAGCAATTCCATACCTTACAATAAAGAATCCCGAACTGGAAAGAGTACTCCTTGAACAGTGTACAGAGGAGCAAGTGAAAGATATGGCTCGGTATGAATTAGCAAGAATGAAAGACATGGATGCGTATATTGGTATCAGGTCAGGGGATAATGTAAGCGAAAAGGCTTCGGTTCCCTCTGACAAAATGAAAATATACATGTCACTGTTTTCAAAGCCTGTACACTCTGAACAGCGTGTTGAACACACAAAATGGTGTGTAATGAGATATCCAACTCATTCAATGGCACAGCTTGCAAATACTCCAACAGAATATTTTGAAGATTTTTACTTTAATGTATGCAATTTGGATTATGCAAAAATGTCAAAAGCAATGGATCCACTTGTAAAACTTATGGAAGCTACTGACAAAGTAAGAATTACAGGTAAAGGGACAGACTTGACGTTCTCAATAAAAGGACTGCCTGCAATAAAGTGTGATGGTAAGATGAATATACCAGACGGAGAGGTATTTACAGCACCAGTTAAAGACTCAGTAAATGGCGTAATATCCTACAACTGTCCTGCAGTATATCAGGGTGTTACTTTTGAGAACATCCGCCTTGAATTTAAGGATGGAAAGATTATTAAAGCTACCGCAAATGACACTGAGCGAATAAATGAAATTTTTGATACTGATGAAGCAGCAAGATACGTTGGAGAGTTTGCAATAGGAGTTAATCCTTATATTGAAACTCCAATGAAGGATACCCTCTTTGACGAAAAGATAAGAGGAAGTATACACTTTACACCTGGAAGCTGTTATGATGAGTGTCCAAATGGAAATAAGTCTTCAATTCACTGGGATCTTGTATTTATTCAGAGGCCTGAATATGGCGGAGGAGAAATATGGTTTGATGATAAGCTTATAAGAAAAGATGGGCTTTTTGTACCAGAAGAACTACAGGGACTAAATCCTGACAATTTGAAATAA